The following coding sequences lie in one Rutidosis leptorrhynchoides isolate AG116_Rl617_1_P2 chromosome 4, CSIRO_AGI_Rlap_v1, whole genome shotgun sequence genomic window:
- the LOC139841419 gene encoding secreted RxLR effector protein 78-like: protein MVLSSRMKTVDYLKHKRVKSLIFMVDFEKAFDSLNWDFLMEIMEIMGFGVKWRKWILSCLHSASISALVNGSPTNEFKFKRGVRKGDPLSPFLFILAAEGLNVLTKSVVASNSFKGVEIGRDKIPISHIQYADDTIFFGEWSIDNIRNLMKLL from the coding sequence ATGGTGCTCTCATCGCGAATGAAAACGGTGGACTATTTGAAACATAAAAGGGTTAAAAGCTTGATTTTCATGGTGGATTTTGAGAAGGCGTTTGATAGCCTAAATTGGGACTTTCTCATGGAGATTATGGAAATCATGGGATTTGGTGTGAAATGGAGGAAGTGGATTCTTTCTTGCCTACACTCGGCTTCTATTTCGGCTCTTGTTAATGGGTCACCAACTAACGAATTTAAATTCAAACGTGGGGTTAGGAAAGGTGACCCATTGTCACCTTTTCTTTTTATTTTGGCAGCTGAAGGACTAAATGTGTTGACAAAAAGTGTCGTTGCTAGTAATAGTTTTAAAGGCGTTGAAATTGGTCGGGATAAAATACCAATCTCTCATatccaatatgcggatgacacaatCTTCTTCGGGGAATGGAGTATTGATAACATACGAAACCTCATGAAACTCTTATAA